From a single Alkalihalophilus pseudofirmus genomic region:
- the mutS gene encoding DNA mismatch repair protein MutS, with protein sequence MAQLTPMMQQYVDIKAQYEDAFLFFRLGDFYEMFFDDAVKAAQELEITLTGRGQGEDRIPMCGVPYHSADQYMSRLVEKGYKIAICEQVEDPKTAKGVVKREVVKMLTPGTVMDGKMIREKENNYLASFSIFEDESIGIARCDLTTGEGAVTMIQGGQTELLQELSATGAKEIVVSPNVEREQLTELERLLGVTVSYEEEAALDERYKHLVEDLSQSKLVTTYGRLLNYLSRTQKRSLDHLQKVEWYHAEEYMKLDLHTKRNLELVETLREKKKKGSLLSIVDHTVTAMGGRLLKRWIERPLLDEAKISGRQKAVTAFMNDYFLREEIRDELRQVYDLERLAGRIAYGNVNARELVQLKKSLQKIPLIEEKVTSLDDSFKDRWFTNEAPFEQVIELLERSIVEDPPISIKDGGMILEGFNQELDTYRDASVNGKKWIAELERKERLETGIKSLKVGFNKVFGYYLEVTRANRHLLEEGRYERKQTLTNAERFVTPELKEKEALILEAEEKMEQLEYDLFVMIREQVKDYVPHLQALAQTISEIDVLLGFATVSEKQHYQKPVLRPVGDVLIEGGRHPVVESVIQKGEYVPNDVALHPGREMLLITGPNMAGKSTYMRQLALLSIMAQIGCFVPAEKAELPIFDQIFTRIGAADDLASGQSTFMVEMLETQYALSKATECSLILLDEIGRGTSTYDGMALAQAIIEYIHNEIGAKTLFSTHYHELTALSDELEHVQNVHVSAVEEDGKVVFLHKVVDGQADRSYGIYVAQLAELPKEVTSRAEQLLKVLEGQNQKASISTEVEIGNETDKSKVKEPVTQLSLFGEELIDNKNQKTAEKKNDRNKLHTKEMDVLKKIQEADLMNLSPFEIMKLINDCQQELK encoded by the coding sequence ATGGCACAACTAACCCCAATGATGCAGCAATATGTAGACATTAAGGCACAATATGAGGATGCCTTTTTATTTTTTCGTTTAGGCGATTTTTATGAAATGTTTTTTGATGATGCTGTAAAAGCAGCACAAGAATTAGAGATCACATTAACAGGCAGAGGGCAAGGAGAGGACAGAATTCCGATGTGCGGTGTCCCTTATCATTCTGCTGATCAATATATGTCTAGGCTGGTTGAAAAAGGCTATAAAATAGCTATTTGTGAACAAGTGGAGGATCCAAAGACCGCAAAAGGTGTAGTGAAAAGAGAAGTCGTCAAGATGCTTACACCAGGAACAGTCATGGACGGAAAAATGATTCGAGAGAAAGAGAATAATTACTTGGCAAGTTTCAGTATATTTGAAGATGAATCAATTGGAATCGCACGTTGTGATCTGACAACTGGTGAAGGCGCGGTGACAATGATTCAAGGAGGACAAACTGAACTGCTGCAAGAGTTAAGTGCAACTGGTGCAAAAGAAATCGTTGTGAGCCCGAATGTAGAACGTGAACAGCTAACAGAATTAGAGCGCCTCTTAGGTGTTACGGTTTCTTATGAGGAAGAAGCAGCGCTGGATGAGAGATATAAGCATTTAGTTGAAGACCTCTCGCAATCTAAGCTTGTCACTACGTATGGAAGATTATTAAATTACTTAAGCCGCACTCAGAAACGATCACTTGACCATCTTCAAAAAGTAGAGTGGTATCATGCAGAAGAATATATGAAGCTTGATTTGCATACGAAGCGTAATTTAGAGCTTGTTGAGACGCTGCGCGAGAAAAAGAAGAAAGGTTCGCTTTTGAGCATTGTAGATCATACGGTCACTGCAATGGGCGGACGTTTATTAAAACGCTGGATTGAAAGACCTTTACTTGATGAGGCAAAAATAAGCGGGCGTCAAAAAGCAGTGACTGCCTTTATGAATGATTACTTCTTGCGTGAAGAGATTCGTGATGAGCTAAGACAAGTATATGACCTTGAACGCTTAGCAGGGCGAATTGCTTATGGAAATGTGAATGCAAGAGAGTTAGTTCAGTTGAAAAAGTCGTTACAAAAGATTCCTTTGATAGAAGAGAAAGTGACGAGTTTAGATGATTCTTTTAAAGATCGCTGGTTTACTAACGAAGCGCCGTTTGAACAAGTGATTGAATTGCTCGAGCGAAGCATCGTGGAAGACCCTCCGATTTCAATTAAGGACGGGGGGATGATCTTAGAAGGGTTTAATCAAGAGCTTGATACGTACCGGGATGCAAGTGTGAACGGAAAGAAATGGATTGCTGAACTCGAACGGAAAGAAAGACTTGAGACAGGCATTAAATCATTAAAAGTCGGATTCAATAAAGTGTTCGGATATTATTTAGAAGTGACCAGAGCAAACAGACATCTGCTTGAAGAAGGCAGGTATGAGCGAAAACAAACACTGACTAATGCTGAACGCTTTGTCACACCAGAACTGAAAGAAAAAGAAGCATTAATTCTTGAAGCAGAAGAAAAGATGGAACAGCTGGAATATGATTTATTTGTCATGATTCGAGAACAGGTAAAAGACTATGTCCCTCACTTGCAGGCACTCGCACAAACAATTAGTGAAATTGATGTGCTTTTAGGTTTTGCAACGGTCAGTGAGAAACAACATTATCAAAAACCGGTATTACGTCCAGTAGGTGATGTGCTGATTGAAGGAGGGCGTCATCCAGTTGTAGAATCAGTTATTCAAAAAGGAGAATATGTTCCAAATGATGTAGCCCTGCACCCAGGGCGTGAAATGCTCTTAATTACCGGACCTAATATGGCTGGTAAGAGTACGTATATGCGCCAGCTCGCCCTCCTGTCCATCATGGCTCAGATCGGATGTTTTGTTCCTGCAGAAAAAGCAGAGCTTCCCATTTTTGATCAAATTTTCACAAGAATTGGAGCCGCTGATGATTTAGCAAGCGGACAAAGTACATTTATGGTTGAAATGCTTGAGACACAATACGCTCTAAGTAAAGCAACGGAATGCAGTTTAATATTATTAGATGAGATTGGGCGAGGCACATCGACGTATGATGGAATGGCCCTTGCACAAGCCATCATAGAATATATTCATAATGAGATTGGAGCAAAGACATTGTTTTCAACTCATTATCATGAATTGACAGCCCTCAGTGATGAGTTAGAGCATGTTCAAAATGTCCATGTATCAGCAGTTGAAGAAGATGGCAAGGTCGTTTTCTTGCATAAAGTAGTAGATGGACAAGCTGATCGAAGTTACGGAATTTATGTGGCACAATTAGCAGAGCTTCCAAAAGAAGTGACGAGCCGAGCTGAACAATTATTAAAAGTACTTGAAGGGCAAAACCAAAAAGCTTCCATTTCAACAGAAGTGGAAATAGGGAATGAAACAGATAAATCAAAAGTGAAGGAGCCCGTCACACAGCTTTCATTATTTGGAGAAGAACTGATAGATAATAAGAATCAAAAAACTGCGGAAAAGAAAAATGACAGAAATAAACTTCATACAAAAGAAATGGATGTTCTTAAGAAGATTCAAGAGGCAGATCTGATGAACTTATCCCCTTTTGAAATAATGAAGTTAATAAATGACTGCCAGCAAGAGCTGAAGTAA
- a CDS encoding RicAFT regulatory complex protein RicA family protein has product MNATYTREDIRMKAKELAKMMAETEEVDFFKQAEKKINEHLRVQELIAEIKKLQKEAVNLQHYNKTEALKDVDQKIDALHQEIDEIPLVQEFKQSQIEVNELLQMVSKTISKTVTDEIITSMGGDLLKGTTTKSPYFDGGCQ; this is encoded by the coding sequence ATGAATGCAACATATACAAGAGAAGATATTCGAATGAAAGCAAAAGAACTTGCGAAAATGATGGCTGAAACAGAAGAAGTAGATTTCTTTAAACAAGCAGAGAAAAAAATTAATGAACACCTGAGAGTACAAGAGCTGATTGCTGAGATCAAAAAGCTTCAAAAGGAAGCTGTGAATCTACAGCATTATAATAAAACAGAAGCGTTAAAAGACGTTGACCAAAAAATTGATGCGCTTCACCAGGAAATCGATGAGATTCCTCTTGTTCAAGAATTTAAGCAAAGCCAAATTGAAGTAAATGAACTGCTTCAAATGGTGTCAAAAACAATCTCTAAAACAGTGACTGATGAAATTATTACATCAATGGGCGGAGACCTTTTAAAAGGAACGACAACAAAAAGTCCTTATTTTGATGGCGGATGCCAATAA
- a CDS encoding outer spore coat protein CotE encodes MAQTRNDGMYREIITKAVCGKGRKFSEATHKIKPAHKPSSILGCWIINHKYGAQKKGSNVEVDGSYDVNLWFSYNDNTKTEVATQTVNYTDVIPLSMQDQNVLSDDMEVFARALQQPNTLEASISENGEHVNVEVEREFVVDCIGETKMAVAVNPDGIIEEFDVEDDEFDDISDEEYEKLDPNFLHKEMDN; translated from the coding sequence ATGGCACAAACAAGAAATGACGGAATGTATCGGGAAATTATCACAAAGGCGGTTTGTGGGAAGGGGCGAAAATTCTCTGAGGCTACACATAAAATAAAACCTGCACACAAACCGTCAAGTATTTTAGGTTGCTGGATTATTAACCACAAATACGGTGCGCAGAAAAAAGGAAGCAATGTAGAAGTAGATGGAAGCTATGATGTGAATTTATGGTTTTCCTACAACGACAACACTAAAACGGAAGTGGCGACTCAAACGGTGAATTATACCGATGTGATCCCGCTATCGATGCAGGATCAAAACGTGTTATCAGATGATATGGAAGTATTTGCACGGGCCTTGCAGCAGCCAAATACTCTTGAGGCATCGATCTCAGAAAACGGGGAACATGTAAATGTTGAGGTAGAAAGAGAATTTGTTGTAGACTGTATCGGTGAAACAAAGATGGCGGTGGCTGTAAATCCTGATGGGATAATCGAAGAGTTTGATGTGGAAGATGACGAGTTTGATGATATTAGCGATGAAGAATATGAGAAGCTTGACCCGAATTTCCTGCATAAAGAAATGGATAATTAA